In the Orenia marismortui DSM 5156 genome, one interval contains:
- a CDS encoding EAL domain-containing protein: protein MGLSEESMLKDLKDIIDNKSIRTLFQPIINLKTAEILGYEALSRGPKGSSLESPLKLFSLAKKHNMLFNLEQLCREKALLNTQNIEEGNKLFLNIDPGVIYDSNFKAGTTKEIINNISISQNDIVIELTETTCIDDFQGFRLALNHYTDQGYQIAIDDTGAGYSGLQSIVSISYNYIKLDRSLVMNIDQDPVKQALLETFMRFAKKINSKVIAEGIETVAELDILIQMGVDYGQGYLIARPDASIPKKLDISDYILAKNNEKNFLSPKYIIGNIASKSLTVNIDSKVNRVKKTFKEDPKLFSLAVLEDEKIVGLVTRNQFLDTEIDQFKGIDSMLKAKTLVVDFNTSIEEVLEKVTKRNSRDFYDCVIVTQDNKYFGTVSIKDILSFFQQLNLNQEIENDAFNNFSKQIVM, encoded by the coding sequence ATGGGATTAAGTGAAGAATCTATGTTAAAAGATTTAAAAGACATAATTGATAATAAGAGTATAAGAACTCTTTTCCAACCTATTATCAACTTAAAAACCGCCGAAATTTTAGGGTATGAAGCTTTAAGTAGAGGTCCTAAGGGAAGTTCTTTAGAGAGCCCTTTGAAATTATTTTCTTTAGCTAAAAAACATAATATGCTATTTAATTTAGAACAGCTTTGTAGAGAAAAGGCTCTTTTAAATACCCAGAATATAGAAGAAGGCAATAAGCTGTTTTTAAATATTGATCCTGGAGTTATTTATGATAGTAATTTTAAAGCTGGGACTACCAAAGAAATTATTAATAATATCTCAATTTCTCAAAATGATATAGTAATTGAACTGACTGAGACGACATGTATAGATGATTTTCAAGGGTTTAGGTTAGCCTTAAATCATTATACAGATCAGGGATATCAAATTGCTATTGATGATACAGGAGCAGGTTATTCAGGATTACAATCTATAGTGTCTATCTCATATAATTATATTAAATTAGATCGTTCATTGGTTATGAATATTGATCAAGATCCAGTTAAGCAGGCTTTATTAGAAACTTTTATGCGTTTTGCTAAAAAGATTAATTCTAAAGTAATTGCTGAAGGGATTGAAACGGTAGCTGAACTTGATATTTTAATCCAAATGGGTGTTGATTATGGACAAGGTTATCTAATTGCTAGACCAGATGCATCAATTCCAAAAAAATTAGATATTTCTGATTATATCTTAGCAAAGAATAATGAAAAGAATTTTCTTAGTCCTAAATATATTATTGGAAATATTGCTAGTAAAAGTCTTACAGTCAATATTGATAGCAAGGTTAATAGAGTAAAAAAAACGTTTAAAGAAGATCCAAAATTGTTCAGTTTAGCAGTTTTAGAAGATGAAAAAATAGTTGGTCTAGTAACTAGAAATCAGTTTTTAGATACTGAGATAGATCAATTTAAAGGTATTGATTCTATGCTTAAAGCCAAAACTTTAGTAGTAGATTTTAATACTTCAATTGAAGAAGTATTAGAGAAAGTAACTAAAAGGAATTCAAGAGATTTCTATGATTGTGTAATTGTAACACAAGATAATAAATATTTTGGGACAGTTTCTATTAAAGATATTTTAAGTTTTTTTCAGCAACTAAATTTGAATCAAGAGATAGAAAATGATGCTTTTAATAACTTTTCTAAACAAATAGTAATGTAG
- the queC gene encoding 7-cyano-7-deazaguanine synthase QueC translates to MKKAVVLLSGGLDSTTALYLAKSKGYDLYAISFNYGQRHDKELDCAKNIAEMVDVSEHIIVDTNMRAWGGSALTDSNIEVPEGKQDNNEIPVTYVPARNMLFLSYAASYAEVIGAQDIFIGVSEVDYSGYVDCRQEFLDAMENAINKGTVCGAEEGRPIKIHAPFINMTKAEEIKLGIELGVDYSLTWSCYRGEGNACGSCDSCVLRLQAFEEAGYEDPVEYQDQVED, encoded by the coding sequence ATGAAGAAGGCAGTAGTTTTATTATCAGGTGGTTTAGATTCAACAACAGCTTTATATTTGGCTAAGTCTAAAGGTTATGATCTTTATGCTATCTCTTTTAATTATGGTCAACGCCATGATAAGGAGCTGGATTGTGCTAAAAATATAGCAGAAATGGTCGATGTTTCAGAACATATAATAGTAGATACAAATATGAGAGCTTGGGGTGGATCAGCTTTAACTGATAGTAATATAGAGGTGCCAGAAGGAAAGCAGGATAATAATGAGATTCCAGTTACTTATGTACCAGCTAGAAATATGCTCTTTTTATCTTATGCAGCTTCATATGCAGAAGTAATTGGAGCTCAAGATATATTCATAGGTGTAAGTGAAGTTGATTATTCTGGATATGTAGATTGTCGTCAAGAATTTCTTGATGCTATGGAAAATGCTATTAATAAAGGTACAGTCTGTGGAGCTGAAGAGGGGAGACCTATTAAAATTCATGCCCCATTTATTAATATGACTAAAGCAGAAGAGATAAAGTTAGGAATTGAGTTGGGAGTGGATTATAGCTTAACTTGGTCCTGTTATCGTGGAGAAGGTAATGCCTGTGGTAGTTGTGATAGTTGTGTGTTACGTTTACAGGCCTTTGAAGAAGCAGGGTATGAAGATCCAGTAGAATATCAGGATCAAGTAGAGGATTAA
- the folE2 gene encoding GTP cyclohydrolase FolE2, translated as MKDIQNTKGDYKFDINKVGVDNLVCPFKIQSKIGEVISTVGNFSMMVNLPKELKGINMSRLPQLLSELKQEGLTLNDLKQDIRSIVDRMKKRMTSKDAHLNLEFDYFLEKKAPVSGFMGIVPYHVKINASLQGSSYDFILTVEVPITTLCPCSKEISDYSAHNQRGYVEVGIKFDGLFYIEDIIEIVEEVASCEIYSVLKRVDEKYVTERAYENPRFVEDVVRLVAEKLDQASQIKSFSVSSRHQESIHSHDAYAIIER; from the coding sequence ATGAAAGATATTCAAAATACTAAAGGCGATTATAAATTTGATATAAATAAGGTAGGGGTAGATAATCTAGTCTGTCCTTTTAAGATTCAAAGTAAAATAGGTGAAGTAATTTCAACGGTTGGCAATTTTTCGATGATGGTTAATCTGCCTAAAGAGTTAAAAGGAATTAATATGAGTAGGCTACCACAGTTATTATCAGAGTTAAAACAAGAGGGGTTAACTCTTAATGATCTCAAGCAAGATATAAGATCTATAGTAGATAGAATGAAAAAGAGGATGACAAGTAAGGATGCTCATTTAAATTTAGAGTTTGATTACTTTTTAGAAAAGAAAGCTCCAGTATCAGGTTTTATGGGGATAGTTCCTTATCATGTTAAGATTAATGCTTCCTTACAAGGTAGTAGCTATGATTTTATATTAACAGTCGAAGTACCAATTACTACCTTATGTCCTTGTTCTAAAGAGATTAGTGATTATTCAGCTCATAACCAGCGTGGTTATGTTGAAGTTGGTATAAAGTTTGATGGATTATTTTATATAGAAGATATAATAGAGATAGTGGAAGAAGTAGCAAGCTGTGAAATTTATTCAGTATTAAAGAGGGTAGATGAGAAATATGTTACGGAAAGAGCCTATGAAAATCCTAGATTTGTAGAGGATGTAGTGAGACTTGTAGCTGAAAAGCTAGATCAGGCTAGTCAAATCAAATCCTTTAGTGTAAGTAGTAGGCACCAAGAATCTATCCATTCCCATGATGCTTATGCAATTATTGAAAGATAG
- a CDS encoding YeiH family protein, whose amino-acid sequence MASDISKKDSSTSQGLISLFPGLLLAILIGLSARYLSTWIPNLGGVTLAILLGLVIGNIFNLSTTYTIGIKFAEKRLLSFAIMLMGLKLEIKVLNELGLSAIFIILIMVFTTIMLGFIFGKLLGLSNGFSLLLGVGNGICGSSAIAAAAPIISDEEEEIGLSIGVVNLLGTFGIFILPLLTYILNLTDADSGLMIGSTLQAVGQVVAAGFSINDEIGKIATVVKMGRILMLGPVVLLLSIISTKNKDKATNKVSIPPFIIGFFIFSLLGSFNILPLYVGDFLKFLSKLLLTIAMAGIGLKIKLSSLVNQGPRALVVGVLIVISQLSLVTILIKFIL is encoded by the coding sequence ATGGCTAGTGATATTTCTAAGAAGGATAGTAGTACTTCACAAGGTTTAATAAGCTTATTTCCAGGGCTATTATTGGCAATTCTGATAGGGTTAAGTGCTAGATATTTATCTACTTGGATACCTAATCTAGGTGGGGTTACATTGGCGATTCTTTTAGGTTTAGTAATAGGGAATATATTTAATCTTTCTACTACTTATACTATAGGGATTAAATTTGCCGAAAAGAGATTGCTTTCCTTTGCAATTATGTTAATGGGATTAAAGTTGGAAATAAAGGTATTAAATGAATTAGGCTTATCTGCTATCTTTATTATTTTAATTATGGTATTTACTACTATTATGTTAGGATTTATTTTTGGAAAGTTATTAGGGCTTTCTAATGGATTTAGCTTATTATTAGGAGTAGGAAATGGTATTTGTGGTTCATCTGCTATTGCAGCTGCAGCTCCTATTATTTCTGATGAAGAAGAAGAGATAGGATTATCAATTGGGGTAGTAAATTTATTAGGAACCTTTGGAATTTTTATCTTACCTCTTTTAACTTATATATTAAACTTGACTGATGCAGACAGTGGGTTAATGATTGGCTCAACTTTACAGGCTGTTGGACAAGTGGTTGCTGCAGGTTTTTCTATAAATGACGAGATAGGAAAAATAGCTACCGTTGTAAAGATGGGAAGGATTTTAATGCTAGGCCCAGTTGTATTATTGCTTAGTATAATTTCTACTAAGAATAAGGATAAAGCTACTAATAAAGTATCTATACCTCCTTTTATTATAGGCTTCTTTATCTTTAGCTTATTGGGAAGTTTCAATATTTTACCGCTATATGTAGGTGACTTTTTAAAGTTTTTGAGTAAATTATTATTAACCATTGCTATGGCTGGGATTGGTTTGAAAATTAAATTATCTAGTCTTGTAAATCAGGGACCACGAGCTTTAGTAGTAGGTGTCTTAATAGTAATAAGCCAATTATCATTAGTAACTATCTTAATAAAATTTATTCTATAA
- a CDS encoding 2-hydroxyacyl-CoA dehydratase family protein, with amino-acid sequence MKKIGITTTVPIEVLLAANYEVVDLNNIFITSTDYNKYIDIAERDGFPKSSCAWIKGIYGACLENGIKEVLGVIEGDCSNTRALIEVMELKGIKVYPFAYPHSHKLADIKTSINDFMKLFDVREEEVEKVRARLSSLRSLAAEIDRLTYKNNKATGFENHLYQVSCSDFNSNLVEFEAKLKEKVEEISKREEIKKKLRLGFIGVPPMTCDIYEYVNNFDAYFVYNEVQREFAFPRVVESDNIYQQYYDYTYVYDLDFRLAEVKKQIKLRDLDGIIHYTQAFCYREIEDIVIKEQLDIPILNIVGDKQNSLDSRTKLRLEAFLDMLGDLKERRL; translated from the coding sequence ATGAAAAAAATAGGAATTACAACAACGGTTCCAATAGAGGTTTTGCTAGCAGCAAATTATGAAGTAGTAGATTTAAATAATATCTTCATAACTTCTACAGATTATAATAAGTATATAGATATTGCAGAAAGAGATGGCTTTCCTAAAAGTTCTTGTGCCTGGATTAAGGGGATTTATGGAGCTTGTCTTGAGAATGGAATCAAAGAAGTCCTTGGTGTAATAGAAGGTGATTGTTCAAATACTAGAGCTTTGATTGAGGTGATGGAATTAAAGGGAATTAAAGTCTATCCGTTTGCTTATCCTCATAGTCATAAATTAGCAGATATTAAGACTTCAATCAATGATTTTATGAAATTATTTGATGTAAGAGAAGAAGAGGTAGAGAAGGTTAGAGCTAGATTAAGTAGTCTTAGGTCATTAGCAGCAGAGATTGATAGACTAACTTATAAGAACAATAAAGCAACAGGATTTGAGAATCATTTATACCAAGTAAGCTGTAGTGATTTTAATAGTAATTTAGTTGAATTTGAAGCTAAGTTAAAGGAGAAGGTAGAAGAGATAAGTAAGAGAGAAGAGATAAAGAAAAAACTTAGACTAGGCTTTATTGGTGTTCCTCCTATGACTTGTGATATCTATGAATATGTAAATAACTTTGATGCCTATTTTGTCTATAATGAAGTTCAAAGAGAATTTGCTTTTCCCAGAGTAGTTGAATCTGATAATATCTATCAGCAGTATTATGACTATACATATGTTTATGATTTAGACTTTAGATTAGCAGAGGTTAAAAAGCAGATTAAATTAAGAGATTTAGATGGAATTATCCATTACACTCAGGCATTTTGCTATCGTGAAATAGAGGATATAGTTATTAAAGAGCAGCTAGATATACCTATTTTAAATATAGTAGGCGATAAACAGAATTCTTTGGATTCTAGGACTAAATTAAGATTAGAAGCTTTTTTAGATATGTTAGGTGACTTAAAGGAGAGAAGATTATGA
- a CDS encoding 6-pyruvoyl trahydropterin synthase family protein: MSRVTVSKEFSWDMAHMLAEHEGLCKNLHGHTYKMRVTVAEKRGSLEDDGAAAGMVIDFKDLKQVVKQEIVEPLDHAFIYWGNSPDEVEHQIARLLSNAERKVFEVEFRPTAEMMASYFLSLLEDSFDNLDIEVVSVKLWETPTSYAEARGEN; the protein is encoded by the coding sequence ATGAGTAGAGTAACTGTAAGTAAAGAATTTAGCTGGGATATGGCTCATATGTTAGCAGAACATGAAGGGCTTTGTAAGAATCTACATGGACATACATATAAGATGAGGGTTACAGTAGCAGAAAAGAGGGGATCCTTAGAGGATGATGGAGCTGCTGCTGGAATGGTAATTGATTTTAAAGATTTAAAGCAGGTAGTAAAGCAAGAAATAGTAGAGCCTTTAGATCATGCCTTTATTTATTGGGGTAATTCACCAGATGAAGTTGAGCATCAAATAGCCAGATTATTGTCTAATGCAGAACGAAAGGTATTTGAAGTAGAGTTTAGGCCTACAGCAGAGATGATGGCTAGTTATTTTCTAAGCTTACTAGAAGATAGCTTCGATAACTTAGATATAGAGGTAGTTAGTGTTAAGTTATGGGAGACGCCAACAAGTTATGCCGAAGCTAGAGGAGAGAATTAG
- a CDS encoding acyl-CoA dehydratase activase has product MRVLGIDLGSREVKLAVMEDQRIVWSFKISTLSFYKEYCSFEGRIIVDESKLDLGRIDRKVSTGYGRNNTDLKSFEVINEIKAHTYGAIYQTGLKDFILLDVGGQDVKVVKVEKALITDLELNNKCAASCGRYLENMANLLEIELDKMSEYYRDPVELNSTCAVFSESELIGQIAEGVKLESLCAGVNYSMYNRLKPLLTKFPSRKLVLSGGVAYNKALQKYLEMDYDQVIVLDKPQLNGAIGCCYYGERQ; this is encoded by the coding sequence ATGAGGGTGTTAGGAATTGATTTAGGGAGTAGAGAGGTAAAGTTAGCAGTAATGGAAGATCAGAGGATAGTATGGAGTTTTAAGATCAGTACTCTTTCTTTTTATAAAGAATATTGTAGTTTTGAAGGTAGAATAATTGTAGATGAAAGTAAGTTAGATCTTGGGAGGATTGATAGGAAGGTATCGACAGGCTATGGTAGAAATAATACTGACTTAAAATCCTTTGAAGTGATTAATGAGATTAAGGCACATACTTATGGTGCAATTTATCAAACTGGATTGAAAGACTTTATTTTATTAGATGTAGGTGGTCAAGATGTTAAGGTGGTTAAAGTAGAAAAAGCTTTAATTACTGATCTGGAGTTGAATAATAAATGTGCTGCATCTTGTGGCAGGTATTTAGAGAATATGGCTAATTTATTAGAAATTGAATTGGATAAGATGTCTGAGTATTATAGAGATCCTGTAGAGCTTAATTCTACCTGTGCTGTCTTCTCAGAATCAGAGTTAATCGGTCAAATAGCAGAAGGTGTAAAGCTGGAAAGCTTATGTGCAGGAGTTAACTATTCAATGTATAATCGATTAAAGCCATTATTAACTAAATTTCCTAGTAGAAAGTTAGTTCTATCAGGTGGAGTAGCTTATAATAAGGCTTTACAAAAATATCTTGAAATGGATTATGATCAAGTTATTGTCTTAGATAAACCACAGTTAAATGGTGCTATTGGATGCTGTTACTATGGGGAAAGGCAGTGA
- a CDS encoding radical SAM protein: MKKEDIKIPVVEIFKSVSGEGISAGEVVVFVRVAGCNLRCSYCDTKYSYNQNLEEYQYLTYEEIRERINKFNCNEVICTGGEPLERDQVKRYLPLYLVEQGFKVRIETNGSCQLYSKQELSEFKINSRDSDLNYTLDIKSPSSKMSDNNIFMDNFIKLESNDELKFVVGDNKDLEYALAVIEKYKDILAQRQVVINFSPIFEAIEVDKIVEFLKQESLFFTKNNLKVRLSLQLHKFIWPPEARGV, from the coding sequence ATGAAGAAAGAAGATATTAAGATTCCAGTAGTTGAAATTTTTAAAAGTGTATCTGGGGAAGGTATTTCCGCTGGAGAAGTAGTTGTGTTTGTCAGGGTTGCTGGATGTAATTTGAGATGTAGTTATTGTGATACTAAATATAGCTACAATCAAAATTTAGAAGAATATCAGTACTTAACTTATGAAGAGATAAGAGAAAGAATAAATAAATTTAACTGTAATGAGGTTATCTGTACTGGAGGAGAACCTTTAGAAAGGGATCAAGTCAAACGTTATCTACCTTTGTATTTGGTTGAGCAAGGATTTAAAGTAAGAATTGAGACCAATGGTAGCTGTCAACTTTATAGTAAGCAGGAGTTAAGTGAGTTTAAAATTAACAGCAGAGATTCTGATCTTAATTATACCTTAGATATCAAAAGTCCTAGCTCTAAGATGTCAGATAATAATATCTTTATGGATAACTTTATAAAATTAGAATCAAATGATGAATTGAAATTTGTGGTTGGTGATAATAAGGACTTAGAATATGCTTTAGCAGTAATAGAAAAATATAAAGATATTTTAGCTCAAAGGCAGGTTGTAATAAATTTTTCGCCTATATTTGAGGCAATAGAAGTAGATAAGATAGTGGAGTTTTTAAAGCAAGAATCCTTATTTTTTACAAAGAATAATTTGAAAGTTAGATTAAGTTTACAGCTACATAAGTTTATTTGGCCTCCAGAGGCAAGAGGGGTCTAG
- a CDS encoding HPr family phosphocarrier protein — protein sequence MIEKAIIFRNKKGLHARPASILVAESKKFDSEIKLFKENKEANISSILGLICLEAKDGDKLTIKAEGSDEDKAIKVMSDLIENKLALINYKQYKKKVAKEINDELTDYNVPNPSEVISMIGKGVRKAMRSIGIEDLSE from the coding sequence ATGATTGAAAAAGCTATAATATTTAGAAACAAGAAGGGGCTTCATGCACGTCCAGCTTCAATTTTAGTAGCAGAATCTAAAAAATTTGATTCTGAAATCAAGCTATTTAAAGAGAACAAGGAGGCTAATATTAGCAGTATTTTAGGTCTTATCTGCTTAGAGGCTAAAGATGGTGATAAGTTAACTATCAAAGCTGAAGGTAGTGATGAAGATAAAGCCATTAAAGTGATGAGTGATTTAATTGAAAATAAACTTGCATTAATTAATTATAAGCAATATAAGAAAAAGGTTGCAAAAGAGATAAATGATGAATTAACTGATTATAATGTTCCTAACCCTTCAGAAGTTATTTCTATGATTGGTAAAGGAGTTAGAAAAGCAATGAGATCGATTGGTATAGAGGATTTATCTGAATAG
- a CDS encoding LysR family transcriptional regulator, translating into MTLRELKIFTTVCRTGSMSEAGRQLYITQPAISQTILDLEDKLNIKLFERINRKLILTYAGKRLLKYSKRILLLIDEAGNDLEDIANLKTGKLRIGASMTIGTYLLPPIIKRFTTKYPEINLNFIIDNTSVIEKKILNNDIDLGLVEGPINSKDIFFDPFYNDELFLISSKENPLSKKKEILQSDIQKEAFINREKGSGTREIIDKIMNKYSISYKTKHILNNIEAIKEAVKNNLGISILPEVALKDDLQSGNIKRLILKDIEFKRQFNIIYHKDKNLTELLNKFIEYIKDYSNLN; encoded by the coding sequence ATGACCTTACGAGAGCTAAAAATATTTACTACTGTTTGCAGAACAGGAAGTATGTCAGAGGCAGGAAGACAACTCTATATTACACAACCTGCTATTAGCCAAACTATCTTAGATTTAGAGGATAAACTAAATATTAAACTTTTTGAAAGAATAAATAGAAAGCTGATTTTAACCTATGCAGGAAAGAGATTATTAAAATATAGTAAAAGAATACTGTTACTAATAGATGAAGCAGGAAATGATTTAGAGGATATAGCAAATCTGAAGACCGGTAAATTAAGAATTGGAGCAAGTATGACAATTGGAACTTACCTGCTTCCTCCCATTATTAAGAGATTTACTACTAAGTACCCAGAAATTAACTTGAATTTTATCATAGATAATACCAGTGTAATTGAGAAAAAAATCTTAAATAATGATATTGACTTAGGATTAGTAGAAGGACCAATCAATTCTAAAGATATCTTTTTTGATCCTTTTTATAATGATGAACTATTTCTAATTAGCTCTAAAGAAAACCCTTTATCTAAAAAGAAGGAGATTTTACAGAGCGATATTCAAAAAGAAGCTTTTATTAATAGAGAAAAAGGAAGTGGAACTAGGGAAATTATAGATAAGATAATGAACAAGTATAGCATCTCCTATAAAACTAAGCATATACTAAATAATATTGAAGCAATTAAAGAAGCAGTTAAAAATAATTTAGGAATTTCTATTCTACCAGAAGTAGCCCTTAAAGATGATTTACAATCAGGAAACATCAAAAGGTTAATCCTTAAAGATATTGAGTTTAAGAGACAATTCAATATTATCTATCACAAGGATAAGAACCTGACTGAATTATTAAATAAATTTATCGAATATATCAAAGATTATTCTAATTTAAACTGA